The Pristiophorus japonicus isolate sPriJap1 unplaced genomic scaffold, sPriJap1.hap1 HAP1_SCAFFOLD_296, whole genome shotgun sequence genome has a segment encoding these proteins:
- the LOC139248813 gene encoding maestro heat-like repeat-containing protein family member 1, translating into MVTNRIKCSMAMIISLFSDEDDFVPMRLTESLQELGRINHKYVLTYCHKYLTKNKLRPAPRWALLTAMTLVIKDNLGHLHTRLAKKLSNLALMNMIGSEHVDHQEAASCLLVSLGARFPIEIFKHIESGCQPWTQAYFYMVLTLARLCRANVHCLVPRLKPVLRNMLPTLHGVTDGEMKWTLCVSLGLFSESIQMYLSNPVGTRKPKLEKKMFFHEISAAYDLLLNSWLPMKEPKVSRAILETVAQIIQLLPNDKLDKELPSLIPTLLLVYQETFPHVSVTRCLCSVLRTAIERNSEVLVTQMQILLITFHEQICIVMEQPQNTFSEKQLNEILCCFRVLAPAFTSQILEILRMQLAIDNEQIQLGALAVLKYLLDTVPSNMESQKDQILNCVRRSLLTGSNRVKGILAQVIYTMACHNYLEREGGKQLVEFIIQQCALPTEENEESTESEEEFCSVMAAVVTDKDLRRQCEGLLKLMVGTLPIGDVLWSYLLEFVITVKYTEAFTIVCGSSHCVGIKRLMASNTQFVLNYEDYPNLPEPRTLLMRLLIVSSSLCHGKGRGVPALGLLYLLAMDIHPASVRVWDKEFPMLCNFLEENSEKPNLQNEWEEKLLGVVSQTLEAIADKVWITQLIAEMTHCIHTYRLYPTERAFLYKCLGRVLRLTKDKDIVSKSLHQMLQSVEHNEDFERDRVAAGIGDCAVTHLDTTLTTLKAFMEFNRLCISSPFHQVDNHIMKVKSTLILCYGQIMSRCPRDLILPRIETDILHNVLALFNTKMFGLKSKVKDLTLKLSLTNTVILLAKALQPSEEHPPYTLSRKAELLSCMQELITAEPKEILSTWVRKSAMDACAALIKLQPSLSSETELISICLNRVFSLPDWESSTADQSTNMDMAERQKLHTDTMASVQGLLKQCLLLDLSPDGLHSVFKTMETEIQSTRDHEREKAMESTLQLVTFYLEKLQVSNKVPSHNLVRIIGCVGLQCADPSHVVREAAIKSLYGLLYIQLHLEGFPVGHQDKEVEHLKAIKGGLKQFTSQALFQTCTAVGNVLSKCIAHEQLNTLLFTVFKGLTDKHRNISCTASIVTNVLITTRGTTLADVWGTIKVLSRHLRSITEPRVRNAVTHSISILASHHLPAVLSALLTYPIPFDGYIYDIWRSLLTRNALAPAKFLLNNIKSLYDDGRYCHVTDTKDSATQQSLAVLCALRDVVCEPDSGHVINILYPQLVSTLLIHLSFSVWVRFPTNFLTIPKAGNTFGPALRLNYADACHYSAEILRAVLSQGKGDDRIMREMGGWDLIVSPRKHHEGVTLLASTLTACAAPHLISIVEQLTPCLVNIGESQRITIAAFFGELLNHSVVWDLLLMDTLLESLFRCLLDESPIVQWLAVQGLGNAAIGASQRIDTYCTKLLSTMLSVIDQKSKPENLIAVEAMSSMCKVLGQLQEDYTNPILGDVALAVQPYLEHQHETMRAAAFNVLGKLIRFGSVEMNPPHMEHIKSTLIRLLLHLNAESIEVTNVCKSMLNSYAPVMESANITKMFQELSSEETTLDYENYLSNISRHIAKDLDNQIPLYIRSCAAFLRDVLPAVRGNALTFLAFLMYNAPPHYYTSQSAAQICEQIIALLSDHEQDVRTKAAKAMRYLYMY; encoded by the coding sequence ATGGTGACAAACAGAATAAAGTGTTCGATGGCCATGATTATCAGTCTGTTTTCTGATGAAGATGACTTTGTTCCAATGAGATTAACTGAGTCACTGCAAGAACTGGGAAGGATCAATCATAAATACGTCCTTACGTACTGCCATAAGTATCTGACCAAAAACAAGTTGCGGCCGGCCCCACGTTGGGCCTTACTAACGGCGATGACGTTGGTAATAAAGGATAACCTTGGACACTTACACACACGGCTGGCTAAAAAACTGAGCAACTTGGCTTTGATGAACATGATCGGATCAGAGCATGTTGATCATCAGGAAGCGGCAAGTTGCCTCCTGGTTAGTCTGGGTGCCAGGTTTCCCATTGAAATTTTCAAGCACATCGAGTCGGGGTGCCAACCATGGACCCAAGCATATTTCTACATGGTGCTGACACTGGCAAGGCTGTGTAGAGCAAACGTGCATTGCTTGGTACCTCGGCTCAAGCCTGTCTTGAGAAACATGCTCCCCACACTGCATGGAGTAACTGATGGGGAAATGAAGTGGACTCTCTGTGTTTCATTGGGGCTTTTTAGTGAGAGCATTCAAATGTACCTGTCAAACCCAGTGGGGACCAGAAAACCTAAACTTGAGAAGAAGATGTTCTTTCATGAGATTTCTGCGGCTTACGATCTGCTTTTGAATTCCTGGCTGCCCATGAaagagcccaaggtgagcagagcaATACTAGAAACAGTCGCCCAGATAATCCAGCTACTACCCAATGACAAACTGGACAAGGAGCTCCCCAGCTTAATTCCAACCCTTCTCTTGGTGTACCAGGAAACCTTTCCCCATGTTTCTGTCACTCGGTGTCTGTGCAGTGTCCTGCGCACTGCCATCGAGAGGAACAGTGAAGTACTCGTGACACAAATGCAGATTCTGCTGATCACTTTCCATGAGCAGATCTGTATTGTGATGGAACAACCCCAAAACACCTTTTCTGAGAAGCAGCTAAATGAAATCCTTTGCTGCTTCAGAGTTCTAGCTCCGGCATTTACAAGCCAGATACTAGAGATCCTTCGGATGCAACTGGCAATTGACAATGAGCAAATTCAACTCGGGGCACTGGCCGTGCTGAAGTACCTTCTCgatactgtcccttcaaacatgGAGAGTCAGAAGGATCAGATTCTGAATTGTGTGCGACGATCACTTTTAACTGGGAGTAACAGAGTGAAGGGAATCCTTGCCCAGGTAATATACACCATGGCCTGTCACAATTACTTGGAGCGAGAGGGAGGAAAGCAGCTGGTGGAATTTATCATCCAACAGTGTGCTCTGCCCACCGAGGAGAACGAGGAGAGTACTGAAAGCGAAGAGGAGTTCTGCAGCGTAATGGCGGCCGTGGTTACGGATAAGGATTTAAGGAGACAGTGCGAAGGATTGCTGAAATTGATGGTGGGAACTTTACCGATTGGCGATGTCCTCTGGTCCTACCTACTGGAGTTTGTGATCACAGTAAAGTACACTGAAGCCTTTACAATAGTCTGTGGTTCCTCACATTGCGTTGGAATAAAGAGACTGATGGCCAGCAATACacaatttgttcttaattacgaggACTATCCAAATCTTCCTGAGCCTCGTACACTGCTAATGCGGCTATTGATTGTGTCTTCTTCTCTGTGCCATGGAAAAGGCAGAGGTGTTCCTGCTCTGGGCTTACTATATCTCCTGGCAATGGACATCCACCCAGCATCAGTGAGAGTATGGGACAAGGAATTCCCAATGTTATGTAACTTTCTGGAGGAGAATTCGGAGAAGCCCAATCTCCAGAatgagtgggaagagaaactgttGGGGGTTGTGTCCCAGACTCTGGAGGCAATCGCGGATAAGGTGTGGATCACCCAGCTCATTGCAGAAATGACCCACTGCATTCACACCTATCGCCTGTATCCAACAGAGAGGGCTTTTCTGTACAAGTGTTTAGGGAGAGTGCTCCGACTGACCAAAGACAAAGACATCGTCAGTAAAAGTCTTCATCAGATGCTTCAGAGTGTTGAGCACAATGAAGATTTCGAGAGAGACAGGGTAGCCGCTGGAATTGGTGACTGTGCTGTAACACACTTAGATACCACGCTCACCACACTGAAGGCTTTCATGGAGTTCAATCGTTTGTGCATATCAAGTCCCTTTCACCAGGTTGACAATCACATAATGAAAGTTAAAAGCACGCTCATTTTATGCTATGGGCAGATTATGTCACGTTGTCCTCGGGACCTCATTCTGCCCAGAATCGAGACCGACATTCTGCACAATGTGTTGGCTCTTTTCAACACCAAGATGTTTGGACTGAAATCCAAGGTGAAGGACTTGACACTGAAATTAAGTTTGACAAACACTGTGATACTGTTGGCCAAAGCTCTCCAACCCAGCGAAGAACACCCACCCTACACTCTGAGCAGAAAGGCAgaattgctgagctgcatgcaggagcTGATCACTGCCGAACCAAAGGAGATATTGAGCACTTGGGTTCGAAAGTCTGCCATGGACGCCTGTGCAGCCCTCATCAAATTGCAGCCTTCACTGAGCAGTGAGACTGAGCTGATTAGCATCTGTTTGAATCGTGTCTTCAGTTTGCCAGATTGGGAGAGCAGCACTGCCGACCAAAGTACAAACATGGACATGGCAGAGAGACAGAAGCTTCACACCGACACAATGGCCTCTGTGCAGGGTCTCCTGAAGCAATGCTTACTTTTGGATCTGTCTCCTGATGGGCTTCATTCTGTATTTAAAACCATGGAGACTGAGATCCAATCCACACGGGACCATGAGCGAGAAAAGGCAATGGAGAGCACTTTACAGCTGGTGACATTTTACCTGGAGAAACTGCAAGTTAGCAATAAGGTGCCATCCCATAACTTGGTGAGGATTATTGGATGTGTGGGGCTTCAATGTGCAGATCCATCGCATGTTGTAAGGGAGGCAGCCATTAAAAGCTTGTATGGATTGCTGTATATCCAGTTACACCTTGAAGGCTTTCCAGTGGGTCATCAAGATAAGGAAGTGGAGCATCTGAAAGCCATCAAAGGCGGATTGAAGCAATTTACCAGTCAGGCCCTCTTTCAAACCTGCACTGCTGTCGGTAACGTTTTATCCAAGTGCATAGCCCATGAGCAGTTGAACACTCTACTCTTCACAGTCTTTAAAGGGCTGACAGACAAGCACCGGAACATTTCCTGCACAGCTTCTATTGTGACAAATGTCCTCATTACAACACGTGGAACCACCCTTGCAGACGTTTGGGGAACAATCAAAGTATTGAGCCGTCACTTGCGTTCAATTACTGAGCCGCGGGTGAGAAATGCAGTGACGCATTCAATCTCCATTCTGGCCTCACACCATCTGCCAGCAGTTTTGTCCGCTCTCCTCACTTACCCCATTCCATTTGATGGATATATTTATGACATATGGCGATCCCTCCTGACACGTAATGCATTAGCACCGGCCAAATTCTTACTGAACAACATCAAATCATTGTATGATGACGGCAGATATTGCCATGTCACAGATACAAAAGATTCAGCAACTCAGCAGTCTTTAGCTGTCCTCTGTGCTCTTCGTGATGTGGTATGTGAGCCTGACTCAGGGCACGTGATAAACATTCTCTACCCCCAGTTAGTCAGCACCCTTCTGATTCATCTCAGCTTCAGTGTCTGGGTTCGCTTTCCGACCAACTTTCTGACAATTCCAAAGGCTGGGAACACCTTTGGCCCTGCTCTAAGACTGAATTATGCCGACGCTTGCCATTACTCAGCTGAGATTCTTCGAGCTGTCCTGTCACAGGGAAAGGGAGATGATCGCATCATGAGAGAAATGGGAGGTTGGGATCTCATCGTGAGCCCAAGAAAGCACCATGAGGGGGTTACACTGCTGGCAAGCACATTGACCGCGTGTGCTGCCCCGCATCTGATCAGCATTGTGGAGCAACTCACTCCTTGCCTTGTCAACATAGGAGAGAGTCAGAGGATCACAATAGCTGCCTTCTTTGGGGAGCTTTTAAATCATTCCGTGGTGTGGGACTTGTTGCTGATGGATACCCTTCTGGAGAGTTTGTTTCGATGTTTGCTTGATGAGTCCCCAATTGTCCAATGGCTCGCTGTAcaaggtttgggaaatgctgcaaTTGGAGCTTCTCAACGGATAGACACATACTGCACCAAACTGTTGTCCACAATGTTATCTGTGATTGACCAGAAGTCCAAACCCGAGAATCTCATTGCAGTTGAGGCAATGTCGAGCATGTGCAAAGTTCTGGGTCAGCTCCAGGAGGATTATACAAATCCCATTCTTGGTGATGTGGCACTGGCAGTTCAGCCTTACTTGGAACATCAGCATGAGACAATGAGAGCTGCGGCGTTTAACGTTCTTGGCAAGCTAATAAGATTTGGGAGTGTGGAAATGAACCCTCCACATATGGAGCACATCAAGTCCACCTTGATCCGCTTGCTGCtacatctcaacgctgagagcattgaagtcaccaacgtctgcaaatccatgctgaattcctACGCTCCAGTAATGGAGTCAGCAAACATAACCAAGATGTTCCAAGAACTTTCCTCGGAGGAGACCACCCTGGATTATGAGAACTATTTAAGCAACATCTCCAGGCACATTGCCAAAGACTTGGACAACCAGATCCCCTTGTACATAAGGAGCTGTGCCGCCTTCCTAAGGGATGTGCTTCCTGCGGTCAGAGGGAACGCATTGACATTCCTCGCTTTCCTCATGTACAATGCCCCACCACATTATTACACATCACAGTCTGCAGCTCAGATTTGTGAGCAGATTATTGCCTTGCTGTCAGATCACGAGCAAGATGTCAGAACGAAAGCAGCCAAGGCGATGCGATACCTCTACATGTATTAG